One genomic window of Parasteatoda tepidariorum isolate YZ-2023 chromosome 9, CAS_Ptep_4.0, whole genome shotgun sequence includes the following:
- the LOC107447161 gene encoding tryptophan--tRNA ligase, mitochondrial, with product MAFNLLSRSSTIHRFIVKDLTVCWLRKVHVRHKQTIFSGIQPTGVPHLGNYFGAIKKWSDLQNEGKNCIFSIVDLHSITLPQDPLQLKYNIHLMTACLLACGINPDLCILFLQSQIPQHTELAWILGCLTTMPRLAHLPQYKDKSSSLENIPLGLFVYPVLQSADILLYKSTHVPVGEDQIQHIQLTQHLVKVFNNKYGKIFPVPEALIDETCARVKGLREPDKKMSKSDKNFKNRIDLTDSPDIITKRIKEALTDFTSGVTYDMEKRPGVGNLILVHSLCSGKSFEEICKDSESLDTGQYKLVVAEAVIEHLKPIQEQIKRIMSDRGYIERILKTGSERAIEIASKTMNEVKTSVGLTVEGCQLIK from the exons atggctTTTAATCTTCTTTCACGATCGTCAACTATTCATCGTTTTATTGTGAAAGATTTAACAGTTTGTTGGTTGAGAAAG gTTCATGTGAGGCATAAACAGACTATTTTTTCTGGAATTCAGCCAACAGGAGTTCCACATTTAGGAAATTACTTTGGTGCCATTAAGAAATGGTCTGATCTTCAAAATGAAGGAAAGAACTGCATTTTCAGCATAGTAGATCTACATTCGATAACATTACCTCAAGATCCACTTCAATTAAA ataTAACATCCATTTAATGACTGCTTGTCTGCTAGCATGTGGTATAAACCCTGATTTATGCATATTATTCTTACAATCACAA atacCACAACACACTGAACTAGCCTGGATTTTGGGTTGTCTAACAACTATGCCTCGATTAGCTCATCTGCcacaatataaa gaCAAATCATCATCATTGGAGAACATACCTTTAGGCTTATTTGTGTATCCTGTCTTACAAAGTGCagacattttattatataa ATCTACTCATGTTCCTGTAGGTGAAGATCAAATTCAACACATTCAACTGACTCAGCATTTAGTCAAAGTATTTAATAACAagtatggaaaaatatttccagtTCCTGAAGCATTAATAG atgaaaCCTGTGCACGTGTTAAGGGCCTCAGAGAGCCAGACAAGAAAATGAGCAAGTCcgacaaaaactttaaaaacagaatCGACCTGACAGACTCTCCTGACATcataacaaaaagaataaaagaagcCCTCACTGACTTCACGTCGGGCGTCACATACGACATGGAAAAACGTCCGGGTGTCGGTAATCTGATTCTCGTCCACAGCCTGTGCTCAGGAAAATCCTTTGAAGAAATCTGTAAGGACAGTGAAAGCCTGGACACTGGCCAGTACAAGTTGGTTGTCGCTGAAGCTGTGATAGAGCATCTAAAGCCGATACAAGAACAAATAAAGAGAATAATGTCCGATCGTGGATACATCGAAAGGATTCTTAAAACTGGATCTGAGAGAGCAATTGAAATTGCATCCAAGACAATGAATGAAGTTAAAACTTCTGTAGGTCTTACAGTAGAAGGctgtcaattaattaaataa